The Persephonella sp. KM09-Lau-8 nucleotide sequence GAAATCAGATATTTAAAAGATATTATCCGTAATATCTGAATAAAATGTGTATCTATTTTTCCCTGTGAATTTTGAGTGATACATGGCACGGTCTGCGTATTTAATAAGAGTTTCCAAGTCAATTGCATCATCAGGTAATATTGCTATACCTATACTTGCACCTATATGAATATAGTGTCCATCAATTAAAAATGGCTCATCAAGATTCATTAAAAGTTTATGGGCTATTCTTACAATATCCTCCTTTGAATATATATCTTTTAATACCACCACAAACTCATCACCGGCAAGCCTTGCCACAAAATCATCTCTTCTAACGGATTTTTTTAATCTTTTTGCCACTTCAACCAACAGCTTATCTCCAACTTCATGACCATAGGTATCATTTACCTCTTTAAAACCGTCAAGGTCTATAAACAGTAAGGCAACTTTTCCACCATCTCTTAGAGTTTCCTGAATCATTGATTTCAATTTTATAAAAAAGTAGGTTCTATTCGGTATTCCTGTAAGAGTATCATAATAAGCCAGATTTTCCAGTGTTTTTTCTTTGTGTTTCCTGAGTGTTATATCTGTTATCATTGCTATGTAATTCGTAGGTTTACCATCTGTTTTTACCTGAATTAATGAAAGCCATATAGGGAAAACCTCACTATTTTTCTTCAGTGCTATAAGCTCACCCTGCCATTTACCTTTTCTTTTGACAAGTTCCCATATCCTCTGGAATTCTCTATGTTTAGCTCTAAATATAGGTAAAAATGTTATTTCTGTGCCCATGAGATCTTTCTTATTGAATCCTGTAAGCTCTTCAAGTTCTCTATTTATTCTTAGAACTTTTCCATCACTGTCGGTGATAATAATACCTTCCAGTGCATTTTCAAATACTATAGATGCCAGTTTAAGTTCTTTTTCTGCTATTTTCCTTTCTGTAATATCTCTTATTAAAAGCTGTATATATTTTTTATTTTTAATGGTAAACACACTTGCAGAAATCTCTGCTGGGAAGAAAGAATCATCAGATTTTTTCACACTGGCTTCGAATCTTGAATGACCTGTTTCCAGTAGTTTTGCAAGTAAATATCTAAAATATTTTTTAAAGTCTTCACTAAAAAGATCCCTTATATTCATAATTCTTATATCAAACTTGTTATACCCAAGTTTATAGATTGCTCTCTGATTAGTATCGATAATATTCCCCTGCAGGTCTGTTATTATGATGATATCATTTGAATACTCAAACAGATTTCTGTATCTTTCTTCATTTTCAAGTATTTTTTGATAGGCTTTGTGAATCTCGGTAATATCATAAACTATACCTATAAGCTTTTCTTTTGATGTATTTTCGTGGATGATTTTAGCTTTTTCTTTTATTATTTTTTCTCCACCATAGTTTATTCTGTATTCTATCTCATAAGGCCTTTTATATTTTATTGCTTCAAGCCTGACCTCAAAAACAGTCCTTCTATCTTCTGGATCAACAAGCTCTAAAAATTCATTAAAACTCATAACACACTTTTTATCTTTACCACAGAAAATACTTTGAGCCTCTTCAGAAAGGAAAAAGCTAAGAGTATGTGGTTCAAACTCCCAGTATCCTAATCTTGCCAGTTCCTGCGCTTCATGGAGCTTTTCTTTTGTTTCCTTAAGTTTTTCTATTGTTTCTTTAAGCTGTTTTTCTCTTAAAAGTCTATTTGTGATATCCCTGAATATGCCAAGAACTGCAGGTTTACCTTCGTATGTGATTACAGAAGGGTTAAACTCAAATATCCGTTCCTGACCATCTTTTGTTTTTAATTTAATCTGAAAATCTTTTTCTTTTTCTAATAACTCATCAAGATTAAGACCCATTATTTGATATAGGCTTTTATCCTTAATTTCTTCAGGATCATAACCTAAAATTTCCTTAATTTTTGCATTGGCATACTTTATTTTATTTTCTTGAAGAATCAAAATAATCTCATTAACACCTTCAACGATGGAATGCCATTTTTCCTCACTTTCTTTAAGTTTTTCTTCATTTTTTTCTTTGTGTCTTATCCATTGATAAAAAGCAATGATTGTTAAAACTACACCAGGTAGCTTTACAGCTATTTCTGAAATAAGGAGATAATGGAGATCTTCTTTTGTCAGAAAATAGGATATAAAGTTTGCCTGACCTGCAAGTATCAAAATGAAACCAAAATTTACTTTATAATAGACTTCCGGAATATCTTTTAATCTCTGGGTGAGGTAATATGCACCGATTAGCACCAGAATTATAATTGAATTTGGGACAAGGATAGAGAAGTCAATACTTTCCCGCAGACCAAATGAATATATATTAAAAACTATTATCAATACCACTAAGATTGAGGACAATAAAACTCTTAACATATTTATATTCTTATTAAGAAGAAAAAGTTTTAAACTTTTCTTATTATAACTTATAATAACTCTTGTTTTTAATTTCGGATTTATTGTTATATAATTATAATTTGATTCTAACTAAAATGAATAGGGGGAGAAAATGGCAAGTAAAAAAACAATCCTAAGTATAGCTATTGACAAAGACTTACTGGCCAAGCTTAAGAAGCTCTCCGAGGAAAAGGCATCTTCTGTCTCAAAGTTAATAAGTAACTTAATAGAAGAGGCTCTCTATCTGGAAGAGAATGTTTTTAAAGACGATATATATCAGAATATTGACTGGCTCAGTGAAGAATGGAGAGATAAGCTGCAGGTCTTGTTTACAAAAGTTCTTGACACCACCCCAGACCCTATATGGATTAAAGATCTGAATCTCAAATTTATTTATGTGAATCAGGCATTTGAAAAGGCATTTAAAGTCAAAAGAGAAGATATAATTGGTAAAGGAGATGTTGAAGTTTTACCACCTGAGGTGGCAAAAGAATGTATATACTCTGATATGAAAGCTTTAGAGAAAAAAGAATCGTCCCATTCTTTAGAAAAAGTTCCTGCAGATAATGGTAAAGAGATTATATTTGATGTGATAAAAACTCCAATTTTTGACAGAACTGGAAAACTTATAGCTATCCTTGGTATATCCAGAGATATAACAGAGATAATAAATATTCAGAAAGAGCTTGAGAGAAAGAACAAAGAGCTTGCAGAAGCATATCAGCAGTTGAGAGATATATATGAATATGATGTGGTTACAGGTTTACTGAACAAAGAAAAATTTGTAGAAGAAGTGCATAACAAATTAGATGAAGCCAGTAATAGAGACAAATTTGAGTTTATTCTTATGGAAATATCAAATCTGATTTATGCAAATGAAGTCTATGGTTATGATTTTGGTAATAAAGTATTAAGAGAGTTTGCTGAATCTCTAAAAAAAGCCCTTGAAGAAAACAACTTTGAGTTTGTATTAGGAAAATTAAGCGGTAACAAATTTGGTCTTTTTGTGAAAAGTGAGGTATCTGATAGAAGGCTCCTGAGGAAATTTCTGAATTTTTTGAAAAATATAAGAATCCTTGCCCCTGATGATCATTACTTCATTCCAAAAGTTAGTTTCGTTGTCAAGGATATAACTAAAAAAGATAAAGATGATTTTGAAAAACTAATTGTTTATATGGAAGACATACTCACAAGAGTTAGGGAAAATAGAAGAAAGAATTACCTCATATTAAGAAGTAATATGTCAATTTATGAAAAAGCTATAGAAGCTCAGAAAAAACTGAAAGAAGAAATAGAAAGCGGAAAATTTTCTCCTTCCCTCAGACCTATTGTTGAGCTTAATACCGGAAAAAAAGTTGCGTATGAAGTTACTTGTGGATTAAGTAGTATAAAAGATGAAGACCTCTGCCATTTAGTAGATAACATTTATATAGAAGCTCCTCTTAGCCAGTTAGATGAAAAAATAATTCAGCTTGTAAAAAGAAAGGTTTATCCAAAACTCAAAGATGAAGAAAAAGTATTTGTAAAATTGAGACAACAATCTATAGAGCTAATGCTAAATATGCCAGATTCAGATATAGCAAAAGATATACTTTTTATAAAAGACAAAGCGGTTTTTGAGATAACAGAAGATACTTTTGTAAAAAATATCGGAACTCTTCATGAGTTGAAAAACTCCTATAATCTGCAGTTTTGTCTGGATGATTTTGGAACAGGTAATGCGTCTATAAAAAATCTGATCAGAATGCTTGAGTACGAAATGTTCCAGTATATAAAAATAAGCGAAAGTTTCATAAGAACATCAATGGTTTCATCTAAAAGAAAAAGAGTTTTAAAAGGTGTTATAGCTGTTACATCTGAGTTTGGAATAAAAACAATAGCCTCTGGAGTTTCATCTGAAAAATTGCTGGATTTTGTTAAAGAAATAGGTTTTGATTATGCAACAGGAAAGTTATTTAATGAGGAGAAAAAAATATTTTAAATAAAGGCGGGAAGGGGAGGAGGCAAATCTATCTAAAAAATCTCTTCCGTTATTCTCAAAAGCAATTATGCAACATTAATCAGATTAAACCTGTCTGCATACTTATTGAACATAATTTCCTTAAGTAGAGGATGTTTTTCTAATTTTGGGTCTTTGCTTATCAGTTCTTCAGCTTCTTTTTTGGCATATTCAAGAATTATTCTGTCTTTTGGGCGAGTAAAATCTGCTATTGATAGTCCAAATCTACCTGACTGGGCAGTTCCCATTAAATCTCCGCTTCCCCTAAGCTCAAGGTCTGCTTCAGCTATCTTAAAGCCATCTGTTGTATCCACCAGAATTTTCATACGTTCAAGGGTTTTGAGTCTTTTCTTTTCAGCTTCAGGATCTTCTTGTTTATGCTTGAATTTTTCAGGTAATACCAGATAACAATAACCTTCATAGTTTCCTCTACCTACTCTACCACGGAGCTGGTGTATCTGGGAAAGACCAAATCTGTAAGCATCCTCTATAACCATAACCGAAGCATTGGGAATATCTACCCCAACCTCAATAACAGTGGTAGAGACAAGAATATCCGCCTTTTTGTTTCTGAAATCTTCCATTATTTTGTCTTTTTCTTCCTGTGTCATTTTTCCATGTAGCAGGATTACCTTTTTATCGGGGAATGCCTTTTTCCATTGCTGATATCCTTCTTCCGCAGATTTCAGATCTATCTTTTCTGATTCCTCAATCAATGGATAAACCACAAATGCCTGTCTGCCTTTGTCCAGTTCTTTTCTGACATTCCTGTATAAAATTTCCCTTTCATCATCATAATAGATAAATGTATAAACAGGTTTTCTCCCTGCCGGCAGCTGTTTGATAATTGACAAGTCAAGGTCACCAAATTGGGCTAAAGCCAGTGTTCTTGGTATAGGTGTTGCTGTCATAACAAGGACATGGGGAACAACATGGGATTTTTCTATTAAGGCTTTTCTCTGGACAACTCCAAATCTGTGCTGTTCATCAACTATAACAAGAGCCAGATTTTTAAACTTCAGTTCATCCTGTATAAGTGCATGGGTTCCTATTACAACTTTAGCCTCTCCAGTTTCTATCCTTTTGTAAATCTCTTTTTTTTCTGAAGCAGGAGTGCTACCTGTAAGCAGATAAACAGGAATATCAAACTTTTCCAATACATTTTTGAAGTTTTTATAATGCTGGTTTGCTAGAATTTCTGTTGGTGCCATTACGGCGACCTGTTTACCATCCAGAGCAACGGCAAGGGATGCTGCAGCTGCTACCATTGTTTTACCACTACCTACATCCCCCTGAACCATTCTGTTCATAGGTGAGGGCTTTGTAATATCTGAGATAATATCTTTTATTGCTTTTTTCTGGTCATTGGTCAGTTTGAAGGGCAGTGCATCCTCAAATTTTTGGATAAAATCAGGCTCTACATTTATAACAGGTGCAGGATTACTTTTTATAGCAGCTTTTCTATAAGCCTGCGCCAGTTCTAAAATAAAAAGCTCATCAAAGATAAGCCTAATTTGTGGTCTTGTTTCAAAATCATTGAGTTTATCTAAATTTTCTTCTCTATCTGGGAAGTGTGTGTGCCGGAGAGCATCTTCAATTGATGGTAGTTTGTATTTTTCAAGGATATACTCTGGCATATACTCAGGAAAGTATGGCAGATATTTTTCCATTATTTTGTATATTCCCCTCCGCAAATGATTTATTGTCTGGGATGAGGTTTTTACAGAGCTGTCTCCCCGTAGAGAATATACAGGAACAATTCTATCAAGGATTATAGGGTCAAACTGGTTGTGTATCTCAGGTTGAACCATTGATTTTTCTTTACCGAATACAGAAACCTTTCCGTAAAGTAAGACCTCCTTACCTTTTCTAAAAAATGTAAATAAAAAGGGTTTATCATGGACAAAATAAGCATTTAGTTTATGTTTATCCTGAGATAAGACAACCTGAACTTTGAGTTTCCCTCGATTTATTTTTTTGATTTCTTCAACGGTTAGCCTAAATAAACCAGTCTCCCCGTCCTTTATTTTTGCAAGTTTTTTTAATCTTTTGTCTTCGTATTTCTTAGGGAAAAGGGTAACTGCTTGATATATGTTTTCTGCTCCGACTTTTTTGAATGCCCGCTTTTCAATAGGTTTAAGGATTTTCAAATCCTGAATTTTTATAGAATAAAAAGAGTTCAGGTCTAATTTTTTTACAGGTTTTTTCTCTTTTTTCTCGGGCTTTTGGACAACTTCTTTTTCCCTGATGTATGTTTGAACTTCCTTTAGTAGATGCTGTATGAAGGCCTTTTTCTTCTGGGGTGTAAGATTATCTATTAAGGATATATCCTCAATTAAACCTTCAGGAAAATTGTCTTCAAGCAGTTCCCTTAAGGTTTCTGATAAGCCTGTTATCCTTGATAAAGTTTTTTCATCGTAACTGCTTAGTTTCTCAAGTAATTGTTTAGCTTGATTTACCTTTTTCATTGTTTTTTATGAATTCTTTTAGCTCCTGTAAAAATTGTTCAGGGTCATGGCCATAATTTGTAGCTGCATAATATATCGTTTCATGTTTTTTGCAAGAACATATATTGCAATACATATTTTTTGAGCTGAAAAATTTTTGTGTAAATGGATATTTTCTTAAAACCTGTTGTATTGTTGTTTGCAGGTCTATATTTTTCATTCCTTCTCCTCCTTTCTCAGTAAGACTACAACTTCTGCAAATGCTGCTGTTCCTTCACCAATTTCTCCTATTTTCTCATAGGTTTTACCTTTTATAAATATCCTTTCGGGATTTATTTTAAGAATTTTTGCTGTATTTTGTATGATTTTTTCCCTGTAAGGCAGGATTTTAGGTTTTTGCAGGACTATATATCCATCAATATTTTCTATCTCATATCCTTTTTCCCGAATTATTCTGCAGGCTTCCTCAACAAATATTCTGCTATCTGCATTTTTCCATTTTTCCTGATTATCAGGGAACAACTGCCCAATATCACCGTATCCTATGGCTCCTAAAAGGGCATCGGTCAAAGCATGGAAAAATATGTCTCCATCTGAATGTGCCTTAAAGCCAATATCTGATGGTATTTCTATACCACCGATGATTAGCTTCCTTCCCTCTTCAAGTCTGTGAATATCAAAACCTATACCTATTCTGTACACTTTTACTTCCAGTCAAGTTTTTCACGGAGTATGTCAAAATAGTTTTTATCCGGTGTTCTAACCAGATAGGTATAGTATGGAGATTGTTTAACAACTATTTTATCCCCATATTGTAGCTGTGTTCCTTCTTGACCATCAAGGGTGAGCCATGCATCCTTTTCCTCTGCTACCAGTTCTATTGTGATAGGTTCATACGGGGGAAGCATTAAAGGTCTGTCTGTAAGTGTATGGGGACATATTGGAACTATAAGAAAATTTTCCATCATTGGATAAACGATGGGTCCCCCTGCTGAAAGGGCGTATCCTGTTGAACCTGTTGGAGTTGAGATTATTATCCCATCTCCGTTATAGGTTGTGATATATCTGTCTCCTACATAAACGGCAACATCAACTATTCTTGCAAGAATTGCTTTGTTTACAACAACATCGTTTAAGACATCAGCTTTTAAGATTTCTTTGCCATCTCTTATAAGGGTGGCTCTGAGCATCATTCTACGGGATATACACAGAGGTTTTGATAGTATTTCAGCAAGGACATCAAATGCTTCCTCTTCGTTTACCTCAGTTAAAAATCCCAGTCTACCAAGATTTATTCCCAGGATAGGTATTCCATGTTTTGCCACCCTTCTTGCTGTTATAAGAAGGGAACCATCTCCACCAACAACAAGAAGCAGGTCAACCCCCTTCAGATTTTCCTCATGTTCAAGTTCAGCTAAGTTTTCAAATATTTCTGATTCTATAGCATAGCTATTAAGCCAGTTTTTTAGTCTAACTGCAAAGTTTTTTGCCTCTTCGCTTGCTTTTGTGAAGATATGAATTCTTTTAAATAGAGGATACATTTTTATCCGCATTAAATTCCTCACTGATGCTGTTTTTTCTTTTTATCCAGATACATAGGGAGAAACAAGAAAAGAAAACCTATTATTAGAACACCTAACAATATTATGCTCAAAGCTAAAACTAAATCATTCATCTTTTTTCTCCTGTAAACTATCAAAATATAAAGAAGCTGAAAAAGATATTATTAAAAATATAAAGCTAAAAACTATGAGTATCCAGCTACTTTTATTTTCCTGTAAGACAAATCCTACCATTGAAGCCACAAAGGAGCCTATTGATATACCTTTTAATGCATCTATAAAAGTTGAGAATGTTTTGTCATACATCATTTTGAAAAAGGGGCATAAAGCCCCCTCTTTTTATCCTAAATAATCTTTAGTCCATTCTGGATAAAGTGGATATGTTGAGCAAAGGGACAGAACATCCTCTTTGACTTCTTGAATAACTTTCTCATTATCAAGGTTTTTGAGAACCTTTACTATATTTTTTGCTATTCTTCTCATATCGTCTTCTTTCATGCCTCTTGTTGTTAGAGCTGCTGTTCCAAGTCTGATACCGGAGGTCACCATTGGTTTTTCAGGGTCAAACGGGATTGCGTTTTTGTTTACTGTTATATTTGCCTTACCTAAAGCTTCCTCTGCCTGATTTCCTTTTACATTTAAAGGTCTAAGGTCAACAAGAACAATATGGCTATCAGTTCCACCTGATACTATTCTTAAGCCTTCTGCTTTTAACTCTTCTGCTAAAGCCTTAGCATTTTTTACAGTCTGGTGTGCATATTCTTTGAACTCAGGTGTCATGGCTTCCTTAAATGCAACAGCCTTTGCTGCTATAACATGCATTAAAGGACCACCTTGAAGTCTTGGGAATACCCATTTATCTATATCTTTTGCATATTGAGCTTTAGAAAGGATAAATCCACCTCTGGGACCCCTTAGTGTCTTATGTGTAGTTGAGGTAACAAAGTCTGCATAAGGAACAGGAGATGGATAAGCATTACCGGCAATAAGACCGGCATAATGAGCCATATCAACCATTAATAAAGCACCGACTTCGTCTGCAATCTCTTTGAATTTTGCCCAGTCTATTATTCTTGAATATGCAGAAGCACCTGCAACAATCATTTTAGGTTTGTGCTCTTTTGCAAGTCTGTAGACCTCATCATAATCTATAAGCTCTGTCTCAGGATTAACTCCATACTGAACAGAGTTGAAAACTATTCCTGACAGGTTTACCTTTGCCCCGTGTGTAAGGTGTCCACCATGGGCAAGGCTCATTCCCATTATTGTATCACCAGGCTGAAGTTGTGAGAAAAATACTGCCTGATTCGCCTGTGAACCTGAGTGGGGCTGGACATTTGCATGCTCAGCACCGAATATTTTTTTAACCCTTTCTATTGCAAGGTCTTCTGCAATATCCACATATTCACAACCACCATAATATCTTTTATGGGGCAGACCTTCTGCATATTTATTTGTTAAAACAGAGCCCTGAACTTCCATTACTGCATAGGAAGTGTAGTTCTCAGAGGCTATCATTTCAAGGTGCTCTTGCTGTCTTTTGAACTCAAGGGAAAGTGCTTTGAATATTTCTGGGTCTTGATTTTTTACGTGTTCAAGCAATGATTAAACCTCCTTAACTGCAAAAATTTTTTTCCTCAATATTTTTAATCTCATTTACCCTTCTTTCATGTCTTCCGCCTTCAAATTCTGTTTCAAAAAATACATCAACTATCCCAAGGGCAACATCTATACCTAAAACTCTTGCCCCAAATGCCAGTATATTTGCATCATTATGCCTTCTTGCCATTCTCGCCATATATTCATTTGTGCATAAGGCTGCTCTAATTCCTTTTACTTTGTTCGCGGAAATAGATATTCCTATTCCTGTTCCACAGATAACAATTCCCCTGTCTGCCTCTCCTGAAGCTACAGCCTGTGCAACAGCTTCTCCAAAAATGGGGTAATCAACGCTTTCTTTGGAATAAGTTCCTTTGTCTATAACCTGAAAGCCCTTTTCCTCAAGATGTTTTTTGACTATTTCTTTGTAATCAAAACCTGCATGGTCGCTTCCAATAGCTACTTTCAAGATTTCCTCCTGAGTTATCACAGATAATTCACAGAAATATTATACTATAATAAAAACCAAACACTCAGGGGGTAAATGAATGAAAAAATTAATTCTTACGCTGATTTTACTGATTTCTGCATTCTTTGTTTATGCGGAAGAAGGGGAAGGATGTCTTGGAGCTGATGTAACCAAGGAAGAAGTTCAAAAAGCCCTTTCTCCATTAATAGGGAATGTAAAAGTTGAAAAGGTATCACCTTCACCTATTGAAGACCTTTATGAAGTAATTCTTGATACTCCAAGAGGTAAAATTCCTGTTTATGTAGACTGCTCACTTAATTATCTGATTACAGGAAGCATAATAGATATCAAGAATAAAAGAGATTTAACAAGAGAAAAAGCAATGTCCCTTGCTCAGCAAAGTGCTGAAGAAAAAATAAAGAAACTGGAGAAACTGTTAGGAAAAGAAAAAGTTGAAAAACTTAAAAAAGCACTTGGTCCCAGATTCAACGACATTAAACTGGTTGATTTAAACGAAATTCCAAAAAAACATCTTATCACTTATGGAAATCCAAAAGCAAAATACACAATATATGTAGTAACTGACCCAGAATGTCCGTTCTGTGCAAAATTTGATAAAGAGATGAAAAAACTGCTCAAAATGAGAAATGATGTTAAGTTTGAGGTAATCTTATTCCCTCTTCCTTTCCACAAACATGCATCCCCAATATCACAAAACATTCTTTGTGAAAAATCCGCTGCAAAGCAAAAAGAAATTCTTGACAAAAGTTTTGAATATGTAAGAAATAAGCAGTATGAAAAATTATCTTCTCTGGAAAAATCATGTAAAGAAGGAAAAGACATCATAAGTGAGCATTTTGCATTTGGAAGCAAAGCGGGAATTAGCGGAACACCTACTTTAATATTTCCCCACGGTATTATTATCTCTGGACTTATGTCAGCAGATCAAATGAACAAGGTTTTAGACGCATTAAAATGATAAACAAAACTAAGGACAGGGAAGCCCCTGTCCTTTCTGTAAGAAACTTAAAAGTATTCTTTCATACTGACAATCAGGTTATAGAAGCTCTCAAAGGTATATCTTTTGATTTATACAGGAATGAAATTCTTGCTCTTGTTGGAGAATCAGGTTCAGGCAAAAGTGTGACCTGCCACTCAATACTTAACCTCCTTCCTAAATATGCAGAAGTTTCAGGAGAAATCCTGTTCAACAAAAACAGTAATACCTATGAAAATCTACTTGATTTAAATAAAGAAAAATTAAGAGATATTCGGGGAAATAAAATATCAATGGTTTTTCAGGAGCCTTCTGCTGTTTTAAATCCCTTACTGAAAATAGGAGACCAGATTGTTGAAGCAATTCTTGCCCATAATAAAATATCTGAAGAAGAAGCCAAAAAACTTGCTCTGAAAGCTATGGAAAAGGCCAGAATTCCACAATCAGAAAGAAGATTCAATCAATATCCCCATGAACTCTCAGGCGGATTAAAACAAAGGGTTGCAATTGCAATTGCCATAGCAAATAATCCTTCTGTATTGCTGGCTGACGAACCAACGACAGCCCTTGATGTCACCGTTGCAGCCCAGATACTTAAACTTTTCAAGGAATTAAAAGAAAATTTAAACATGGGAATTTTGCTTATTACCCATGACCTTGGTGTTGTTGCAGAGATTGCAGACAGGGTTCTTGTTATTTACAAAGGAGAAATTGTTGAGGAAGGGGATGTATTTTCAATATTTGATAACCCAAAACATGAATATACAAAAAAGCTCTTATCTTCCCGTCCTTCTATAGAAAGGGTTATTTCTTCTTAAAAATTGCCTTTGCTATTTCTTTGACAAAATCAAGGAATGCAGGAAGATTTTCCTTAAGTAATCTATATAGTTTATGGGGGTCAAATTCTGCTGTTGGGTCTGCAAATATATCCCTGTATTGAATTATCTCACCCATTTTAACTGCAGTATTCTCAGATATTATCCCAAGCTGATTTAGTTTATCAATACAATCCTTTCCTTTTCCGGCTTTTTCTCCCAGTTTTCTAACAATATGTCTGCATACCCATAAACTACTGTCTATCAGGACTACAGCAAAATATCTTGCCCTGTCAATAAAAAGCGGGGTTTTAACAAACTCTTCTTCTGGGAAATTCAGGAAGTTAGATATTTTTCTAACTGCAGATTTTACTGCCTTTGCCTGTTCTTCAACTTTTTTCAGGTTAACAGGTATTGCCAGCTCAGGTTGTCTTGCTTTAAGCTCTTTTACTACTGCAGCTAATTCTTTGATAAAAAGATTTATAAGAGTATCTGTTATCTCTTTTGCTACAACATATAACTCCTCAGGGGATAGAGAAAATTTTTCTTCCATAATGCTTTGGATATAATTGTGATAATCAATTAAAACTCTATTGATTTTTTCTGAAAAAACTTGCTGATTGGCCAGTTTTTCAACACAATGTCCTTTTGTTTTTTCTCCTGTTATTTCTTTGAGTAGATGACAGGCTATTTCCTCAAGCTCGTTATAACCGGAAATAAGATAATACTGAACTCTGTCAGGATATATAGGAGTTGAAATAAATGTATCTTTACCGGATTTCAGAATTTTGTCAGCTTTTTTTAAGAATAAGATCAGCTTACTAACTTTCTGGTTAAGCAGTTGTATATCAAGCATTATTCTTCCTCTGACAACTCAAGTTCCAGCTCTTTTTTGACTGAATTAATTCCAAATATATGTCTTTCAATATTTGTCCTG carries:
- a CDS encoding PAS domain S-box protein, whose translation is MIIVFNIYSFGLRESIDFSILVPNSIIILVLIGAYYLTQRLKDIPEVYYKVNFGFILILAGQANFISYFLTKEDLHYLLISEIAVKLPGVVLTIIAFYQWIRHKEKNEEKLKESEEKWHSIVEGVNEIILILQENKIKYANAKIKEILGYDPEEIKDKSLYQIMGLNLDELLEKEKDFQIKLKTKDGQERIFEFNPSVITYEGKPAVLGIFRDITNRLLREKQLKETIEKLKETKEKLHEAQELARLGYWEFEPHTLSFFLSEEAQSIFCGKDKKCVMSFNEFLELVDPEDRRTVFEVRLEAIKYKRPYEIEYRINYGGEKIIKEKAKIIHENTSKEKLIGIVYDITEIHKAYQKILENEERYRNLFEYSNDIIIITDLQGNIIDTNQRAIYKLGYNKFDIRIMNIRDLFSEDFKKYFRYLLAKLLETGHSRFEASVKKSDDSFFPAEISASVFTIKNKKYIQLLIRDITERKIAEKELKLASIVFENALEGIIITDSDGKVLRINRELEELTGFNKKDLMGTEITFLPIFRAKHREFQRIWELVKRKGKWQGELIALKKNSEVFPIWLSLIQVKTDGKPTNYIAMITDITLRKHKEKTLENLAYYDTLTGIPNRTYFFIKLKSMIQETLRDGGKVALLFIDLDGFKEVNDTYGHEVGDKLLVEVAKRLKKSVRRDDFVARLAGDEFVVVLKDIYSKEDIVRIAHKLLMNLDEPFLIDGHYIHIGASIGIAILPDDAIDLETLIKYADRAMYHSKFTGKNRYTFYSDITDNIF
- a CDS encoding EAL domain-containing protein is translated as MASKKTILSIAIDKDLLAKLKKLSEEKASSVSKLISNLIEEALYLEENVFKDDIYQNIDWLSEEWRDKLQVLFTKVLDTTPDPIWIKDLNLKFIYVNQAFEKAFKVKREDIIGKGDVEVLPPEVAKECIYSDMKALEKKESSHSLEKVPADNGKEIIFDVIKTPIFDRTGKLIAILGISRDITEIINIQKELERKNKELAEAYQQLRDIYEYDVVTGLLNKEKFVEEVHNKLDEASNRDKFEFILMEISNLIYANEVYGYDFGNKVLREFAESLKKALEENNFEFVLGKLSGNKFGLFVKSEVSDRRLLRKFLNFLKNIRILAPDDHYFIPKVSFVVKDITKKDKDDFEKLIVYMEDILTRVRENRRKNYLILRSNMSIYEKAIEAQKKLKEEIESGKFSPSLRPIVELNTGKKVAYEVTCGLSSIKDEDLCHLVDNIYIEAPLSQLDEKIIQLVKRKVYPKLKDEEKVFVKLRQQSIELMLNMPDSDIAKDILFIKDKAVFEITEDTFVKNIGTLHELKNSYNLQFCLDDFGTGNASIKNLIRMLEYEMFQYIKISESFIRTSMVSSKRKRVLKGVIAVTSEFGIKTIASGVSSEKLLDFVKEIGFDYATGKLFNEEKKIF
- the recG gene encoding ATP-dependent DNA helicase RecG, translating into MKKVNQAKQLLEKLSSYDEKTLSRITGLSETLRELLEDNFPEGLIEDISLIDNLTPQKKKAFIQHLLKEVQTYIREKEVVQKPEKKEKKPVKKLDLNSFYSIKIQDLKILKPIEKRAFKKVGAENIYQAVTLFPKKYEDKRLKKLAKIKDGETGLFRLTVEEIKKINRGKLKVQVVLSQDKHKLNAYFVHDKPFLFTFFRKGKEVLLYGKVSVFGKEKSMVQPEIHNQFDPIILDRIVPVYSLRGDSSVKTSSQTINHLRRGIYKIMEKYLPYFPEYMPEYILEKYKLPSIEDALRHTHFPDREENLDKLNDFETRPQIRLIFDELFILELAQAYRKAAIKSNPAPVINVEPDFIQKFEDALPFKLTNDQKKAIKDIISDITKPSPMNRMVQGDVGSGKTMVAAAASLAVALDGKQVAVMAPTEILANQHYKNFKNVLEKFDIPVYLLTGSTPASEKKEIYKRIETGEAKVVIGTHALIQDELKFKNLALVIVDEQHRFGVVQRKALIEKSHVVPHVLVMTATPIPRTLALAQFGDLDLSIIKQLPAGRKPVYTFIYYDDEREILYRNVRKELDKGRQAFVVYPLIEESEKIDLKSAEEGYQQWKKAFPDKKVILLHGKMTQEEKDKIMEDFRNKKADILVSTTVIEVGVDIPNASVMVIEDAYRFGLSQIHQLRGRVGRGNYEGYCYLVLPEKFKHKQEDPEAEKKRLKTLERMKILVDTTDGFKIAEADLELRGSGDLMGTAQSGRFGLSIADFTRPKDRIILEYAKKEAEELISKDPKLEKHPLLKEIMFNKYADRFNLINVA
- a CDS encoding DUF1858 domain-containing protein → MKNIDLQTTIQQVLRKYPFTQKFFSSKNMYCNICSCKKHETIYYAATNYGHDPEQFLQELKEFIKNNEKGKSS
- the ispF gene encoding 2-C-methyl-D-erythritol 2,4-cyclodiphosphate synthase — encoded protein: MYRIGIGFDIHRLEEGRKLIIGGIEIPSDIGFKAHSDGDIFFHALTDALLGAIGYGDIGQLFPDNQEKWKNADSRIFVEEACRIIREKGYEIENIDGYIVLQKPKILPYREKIIQNTAKILKINPERIFIKGKTYEKIGEIGEGTAAFAEVVVLLRKEEKE